The following proteins are co-located in the Pedobacter frigiditerrae genome:
- a CDS encoding RagB/SusD family nutrient uptake outer membrane protein: MKKLIYSISLFTLVVLGTSCNKWLDLQPRDGITRQEFWKTKEDIQAAVAGIYTSLLAPPPGVGDKALTEWMFIHGEIRADMLATNTNSAQDERNAAEVNIVSSTSLSSWASFYRTINYCNTVLDYGPGVKTTDPTLTDVQLNAYTAEALTMRAMMYFYLVRTFRDVPLKLTSTAKDTDLQNLPKSTAAIVLAQIVSDLKKAEAGAVNTYGNTASDKGRITKYTVNALLADVYLWMDNYTDCIAACNKVINSQLYALQNGNGSWYTNVFYNGSSTETIFELSNKNSVNNIFYNLLVQSKRRFTTTNYTLTDVFPADDVDPDRFFDIRAGEFFNSGDLSVVKWGTENPSYVNWQAYRISDIMLLKAEALAMTGGGAEAITIINDIRLKRNAVTASAQTPDPGDADAIIDYILAERSREFAFEGKRWFDLLRVAKRENYRRISVLLDMVSRTVSPLIQQSAITKFRDVNSHYMPIADAELFADPLLVQNPFYTK, translated from the coding sequence ATGAAAAAATTAATATATAGCATCAGTTTATTTACCCTAGTGGTATTAGGCACTTCGTGTAATAAATGGCTCGATTTGCAGCCTCGTGATGGGATTACTCGTCAAGAATTTTGGAAAACAAAAGAAGATATTCAAGCTGCTGTGGCAGGGATTTATACTTCTTTATTGGCTCCTCCTCCAGGCGTTGGTGATAAAGCACTTACAGAGTGGATGTTTATACATGGGGAGATTAGAGCCGATATGCTTGCAACCAATACAAATTCTGCACAAGACGAGCGTAATGCAGCAGAAGTTAATATTGTATCCAGTACATCATTGAGTAGTTGGGCATCTTTTTATCGTACCATTAATTATTGTAATACGGTTTTGGATTATGGCCCTGGAGTAAAAACAACAGACCCAACCTTAACAGACGTGCAATTGAATGCTTATACTGCAGAGGCTTTAACCATGAGGGCAATGATGTATTTTTATTTGGTTAGAACATTTAGGGATGTGCCTTTGAAACTGACTTCTACAGCAAAAGATACTGATTTACAAAACCTACCAAAAAGTACAGCCGCTATAGTTTTGGCACAAATTGTTTCAGATTTGAAAAAAGCAGAAGCTGGTGCTGTCAATACTTATGGTAATACGGCGTCTGATAAAGGTAGGATAACTAAATACACGGTTAATGCCTTATTGGCAGACGTTTACCTATGGATGGACAATTATACCGATTGTATCGCTGCTTGTAATAAAGTCATCAATTCTCAACTTTATGCCTTGCAAAACGGAAACGGATCTTGGTATACAAACGTATTTTATAATGGTAGTTCTACAGAAACCATCTTTGAATTAAGTAACAAGAATTCAGTAAATAATATCTTTTATAACCTATTGGTTCAGTCTAAAAGACGTTTCACTACAACAAATTATACTTTAACAGATGTTTTTCCTGCAGATGATGTTGATCCAGATCGTTTTTTTGACATTAGAGCAGGGGAATTTTTTAACAGTGGCGATTTATCAGTAGTTAAATGGGGTACAGAAAACCCATCCTATGTAAATTGGCAAGCCTATAGAATTTCTGATATCATGTTGTTAAAGGCAGAAGCTTTGGCAATGACAGGTGGGGGGGCTGAGGCGATTACTATTATTAATGACATTAGATTAAAAAGAAATGCAGTAACAGCTTCCGCGCAAACACCAGATCCAGGTGATGCAGATGCTATAATAGATTACATTTTAGCAGAACGTTCTCGTGAATTTGCCTTTGAAGGTAAACGTTGGTTTGATTTGTTGCGAGTTGCTAAAAGAGAAAACTACAGAAGAATAAGTGTTTTACTCGATATGGTTTCAAGAACGGTATCTCCACTTATTCAACAATCTGCCATCACTAAATTTAGAGATGTAAACAGTCACTATATGCCAATTGCAGATGCAGAACTTTTTGCAGACCCATTATTGGTTCAAAATCCATTTTACACGAAATAA
- a CDS encoding fasciclin domain-containing protein, whose protein sequence is MSKSVLNYLIVSLTFIFLLTGCRKKEFDEFYGRPENLGDPIYQQLQQKGNFTKFLDAIDKSGYKETLSASGSWTVFAPTDAAFAKFMTDNNITTITPELAASIVRYSMTYDGEKVERLSDFFSNKGFIKNTAFRRRTVYYDFVYDAVDANGNPIKAIASNRNGSFINTDFNNKNVPYYLTPFMTFASLTAADYNYFYPGSTYTGRNVGPASIIDGQYNISAENGVIHVIDRVLTPPLSIDQYVGSKSEYSVFKSLLDRFVTYSLNTDVSHRYEVLSGKPGNVYVKNYATLLSFSPNNENYLRVDANDAQNGSYSIFAPTNEAVNAYAKSTLLKYWGKRGVKTLNELYVVAPDLIRDFVNSHLFTTTVWPSKFNTTLNALNDASKLSPTNVVDKQALSNGFLYGVNKAQDASVFSTVYGNVNLDPDYFIMKQALNFFGLTFPIKTASLNYAVVMIPDATLKKMGFYYDAFFPSAPIRGDNAALKRILQAHIIPLGDRNPNFATGSGILETSNGEYIKYANGKLSSSGTSDSTLVAKQTIPVDSVNTAVNGVAVYGKEALTPTPLQIARHIERYGTLVTDPYYDFYQYLKTSQIYNATSGAINGVSDGVFYTVLIPTKAAIVQAVKDGLLPGNSTTGVPTYNPTDFIGINQVSRFIQYHIINKTAIASDGQKTGSYETLYKDDNGNTSLVRVTTNTTSSLIFTDVTNRTANALLGPSDRSNVLSNRAVIHQINNYLKYQF, encoded by the coding sequence ATGAGTAAAAGTGTACTAAATTATCTAATTGTCTCTCTGACATTTATCTTTTTACTGACTGGTTGCAGGAAGAAAGAATTTGATGAATTTTATGGAAGGCCAGAGAATCTGGGCGATCCAATTTATCAGCAACTGCAACAAAAAGGAAACTTCACCAAATTTCTAGATGCCATCGATAAATCGGGTTACAAGGAAACCTTAAGTGCATCTGGTTCATGGACAGTTTTTGCACCCACTGATGCTGCGTTTGCAAAATTCATGACTGATAATAATATTACTACAATTACGCCAGAATTAGCTGCCTCAATTGTAAGATACTCGATGACTTATGATGGTGAGAAAGTAGAAAGATTAAGTGATTTTTTCTCTAATAAAGGTTTCATCAAAAACACAGCCTTTAGACGCCGCACGGTATATTATGATTTTGTTTATGATGCAGTTGATGCGAATGGGAATCCTATAAAAGCTATTGCTTCAAATCGTAATGGAAGTTTCATCAATACAGACTTTAATAATAAAAATGTACCTTATTATTTAACACCATTTATGACCTTTGCAAGTTTAACTGCTGCAGATTATAATTATTTCTATCCAGGCTCAACCTATACTGGTAGAAATGTTGGCCCTGCAAGTATTATTGATGGGCAATACAATATTTCTGCAGAAAACGGTGTAATCCATGTAATTGATAGGGTGTTAACTCCACCTTTAAGTATTGATCAATATGTGGGTTCAAAAAGCGAATACAGCGTATTCAAAAGTTTATTAGATAGATTTGTAACATATAGTCTTAACACTGATGTTTCTCATCGTTATGAAGTGTTGTCTGGTAAGCCAGGAAATGTATATGTTAAAAATTACGCAACCTTGTTATCATTTTCTCCTAATAATGAAAATTATTTACGTGTAGATGCAAACGATGCACAAAATGGTTCTTATAGTATTTTCGCACCAACCAATGAGGCTGTAAATGCTTATGCAAAAAGTACCCTGTTAAAATACTGGGGAAAAAGAGGGGTTAAAACCTTAAATGAATTATATGTGGTAGCACCTGATTTGATTAGGGATTTTGTGAACTCACATTTATTTACCACTACGGTATGGCCAAGTAAGTTTAATACAACTTTGAATGCTTTAAATGATGCAAGCAAGTTAAGCCCTACTAATGTAGTTGACAAACAAGCTTTAAGTAATGGATTTTTATATGGTGTGAATAAGGCACAAGATGCGAGTGTTTTCTCTACCGTTTATGGTAATGTAAACTTGGATCCTGATTATTTTATCATGAAACAAGCGTTGAATTTTTTCGGATTAACTTTTCCAATAAAAACAGCCTCACTGAATTATGCAGTGGTTATGATACCTGATGCCACCTTAAAGAAAATGGGTTTTTATTATGATGCATTCTTTCCATCAGCACCTATTAGAGGAGACAATGCAGCGCTTAAACGTATCTTACAAGCACACATTATCCCATTGGGAGATCGTAATCCAAATTTTGCTACTGGCTCAGGGATTTTAGAGACATCAAATGGAGAATATATTAAATATGCTAATGGTAAATTAAGTTCATCAGGTACTTCTGATAGTACATTGGTGGCTAAACAAACTATTCCAGTAGATTCTGTAAATACTGCTGTTAATGGTGTAGCTGTTTACGGGAAAGAGGCATTAACACCTACACCTTTGCAAATTGCTAGGCATATTGAACGTTATGGTACCTTAGTTACGGATCCTTATTATGATTTTTATCAATATTTAAAAACAAGTCAAATTTATAATGCCACTTCTGGAGCAATTAACGGTGTTTCGGATGGTGTTTTTTATACGGTTTTAATTCCTACTAAAGCCGCTATTGTACAAGCCGTAAAAGACGGTTTACTTCCTGGTAATTCAACTACAGGGGTTCCAACATATAATCCAACTGATTTTATAGGCATTAACCAGGTTTCTAGATTTATTCAATATCATATTATCAATAAAACAGCTATTGCAAGTGATGGTCAAAAAACTGGATCGTATGAAACATTATATAAAGATGATAATGGAAATACTTCACTTGTAAGGGTAACAACTAATACAACTAGTTCATTAATATTTACCGATGTTACCAATAGAACAGCAAATGCATTGTTGGGCCCATCAGATCGAAGTAATGTGCTTTCTAATCGAGCGGTAATTCATCAGATCAACAATTATTTAAAATATCAATTCTAA
- a CDS encoding SusC/RagA family TonB-linked outer membrane protein, which produces MTKKYIYSFCLILCCVLASIIAKAQVTNVKGKIIDKKDKEPVMGASVVILDKDDRIVRGVSTDIDGNYSIPVANPTYKIRVSFIGYKSTKPIIIDKAVINFQLEPDDTQMDEVKITSRAKSNNGSGMQIDKRDQTSAISTINAKELEDMQAGSIDQALQGRLSGIDITGSGDPAAPMQIRIRGTSSINGAVDPLIVVDGMPYDISVPSDFNFATSDVSNYGQLLNIAPSDILDISVLKDAAATALWGARASNGVLVINTKRGAIGPPVITYNFKGSYSDQPGPIPMLNGNQYSTLILEEYYNAGRQFSTSEFAKQFQYDRNDPYNYYNFSNNVNWLDALTRKGFLQDHNLSISGGGEKARYRASLNFFNNSGTTIGQSLGRLSTRVNLDYQVSSKITFSADLVYTHIDNQNLYSGSIRNIAYQKMPNQAVFEYDEYGNITSNFFSPAATAQGTYPGTYNPLAMASAAENHQLGEKVIPTFSLRYMILPNVTFRGSFQVTIDNSKTKTFLPQIATGKPFTDTYVNQAYDGDGDTFTMQSNMTLSWIPKLKSDKHDLNLFARFDSYDTRRTGQNMFVSNTASSFLSDPSIDGRTNSTGSAGSSYSQTRSVGLSFSAQYKLLDRYIINASVRGDGSSRFGTNHKYGVFPTLGGRWRVSGEPFMKKLNKFIEDLSIRASYGFSGNPPTRDYTFLNTYQNYGFSYLGNAGVYSNNLELSELRWEKVTQRNVGVTASFLKGNLNLDFDIYKKTTDDLFSNGTQIPTYNGYGAVDLNIGKLDNQGWEFSASYIPVRKKNFRVETFFNISQNENIIRELSPYAPRENKGKVTDNNVFKVFVQENNPFGSFYGFKFKGIYKDLNSTIALDENGNQIIGPNGQKVYMRFAYPSIDYTFQPGDAIYEDINHDGNIDYKDIVYIGNSNPKYTGGFGSKFTLFGNITLGANFSYRLGNDLINGTKITTTNMYGFANQSTAVLRRWKAEGDVTDMPRAVYGGGYNFLGSDRYVEDGSYLRFRSVSAKYDFSKNFMKRLGMKSLSVNLMMENIYTFTRYTGQDPEVKVALNGSNTVVDNSTTPPIKTVTLGLTANF; this is translated from the coding sequence ATGACTAAAAAATATATATACAGTTTTTGTTTAATTCTTTGCTGTGTGCTAGCCTCTATTATCGCTAAGGCGCAAGTTACTAACGTAAAGGGTAAGATTATTGATAAAAAAGACAAGGAACCTGTAATGGGGGCTTCTGTAGTAATCCTTGATAAAGACGACCGTATCGTAAGAGGGGTTTCTACGGATATTGATGGTAATTATTCGATTCCAGTTGCCAATCCAACTTATAAAATTAGGGTTTCCTTTATTGGGTATAAATCTACCAAACCCATCATTATTGATAAGGCAGTCATCAACTTTCAATTAGAGCCTGATGACACACAGATGGATGAAGTAAAAATTACATCTCGTGCTAAATCTAACAATGGAAGTGGAATGCAAATTGACAAACGAGATCAAACTTCAGCTATATCGACCATTAATGCCAAGGAATTAGAAGATATGCAAGCTGGATCGATTGATCAAGCCTTACAAGGTCGTTTATCTGGTATTGACATTACGGGTAGTGGTGACCCAGCTGCGCCGATGCAGATCCGTATTCGTGGTACCTCTTCTATAAATGGAGCAGTTGATCCTTTGATTGTAGTGGATGGAATGCCATATGATATTTCTGTACCCTCAGACTTTAACTTTGCCACTTCAGACGTAAGTAACTATGGACAGCTATTAAATATTGCACCATCAGATATTTTAGATATTAGCGTATTAAAAGATGCGGCTGCAACTGCATTGTGGGGTGCAAGAGCTTCTAATGGAGTTTTAGTAATTAACACAAAAAGGGGGGCAATTGGTCCTCCGGTAATTACCTATAATTTTAAGGGATCTTATTCAGATCAACCTGGACCAATCCCAATGTTAAATGGAAATCAATATTCTACTTTAATTTTAGAAGAATATTATAATGCTGGTCGCCAATTCTCAACTTCAGAGTTTGCTAAGCAATTTCAATATGATCGTAACGATCCTTATAACTATTATAATTTCAGTAATAACGTTAACTGGTTAGATGCCCTAACTCGTAAAGGATTTTTACAAGACCATAACCTTTCTATTTCTGGTGGTGGAGAAAAAGCAAGATATCGTGCCTCATTAAACTTTTTTAACAATTCAGGTACTACTATAGGCCAAAGCCTTGGCCGTTTAAGTACAAGGGTGAATTTAGATTATCAAGTATCTAGTAAGATTACCTTTAGTGCCGATTTGGTGTATACTCATATTGATAATCAAAATTTATATTCTGGTTCAATTAGAAATATTGCCTACCAGAAAATGCCAAATCAGGCTGTTTTTGAATATGATGAATACGGTAATATTACATCTAACTTTTTTAGTCCAGCAGCAACTGCTCAAGGAACTTATCCAGGTACTTATAATCCATTGGCTATGGCAAGCGCTGCCGAAAATCATCAATTGGGAGAAAAAGTAATACCGACATTCTCACTAAGATATATGATTTTACCAAATGTTACTTTTAGAGGTAGTTTCCAAGTTACAATTGACAATAGCAAAACCAAAACATTTTTACCGCAAATTGCAACAGGTAAACCATTTACAGATACTTATGTAAACCAGGCTTATGATGGTGATGGAGATACTTTTACCATGCAATCTAATATGACCTTGAGCTGGATTCCAAAATTGAAAAGCGACAAACATGATTTAAATCTATTTGCCCGTTTTGATAGTTATGATACAAGAAGGACTGGACAAAATATGTTTGTTTCTAATACTGCATCATCATTCCTTTCAGATCCTTCAATTGATGGGCGTACTAACAGTACGGGTTCTGCAGGTTCTAGCTATTCACAAACTAGATCAGTTGGTTTATCTTTTTCTGCTCAATATAAACTGCTAGATCGTTATATCATAAATGCCAGTGTTCGTGGAGATGGAAGTTCTCGATTTGGGACCAACCATAAATATGGTGTATTTCCAACTCTAGGTGGACGATGGAGGGTTTCTGGCGAACCTTTTATGAAAAAACTGAATAAATTTATTGAGGATTTAAGTATAAGGGCAAGTTATGGATTTAGTGGTAATCCACCTACACGTGATTATACCTTCTTAAATACCTACCAAAATTACGGTTTCAGTTATTTAGGTAATGCTGGGGTGTATTCTAACAATCTAGAATTATCTGAATTAAGATGGGAAAAAGTAACCCAAAGAAACGTGGGCGTGACCGCTTCTTTTCTTAAAGGAAATTTAAACCTAGATTTTGATATTTATAAAAAAACAACTGATGATTTATTCTCTAACGGTACACAAATACCTACTTATAATGGTTATGGTGCAGTAGACCTTAACATTGGTAAATTAGACAACCAAGGTTGGGAGTTTAGTGCTAGTTATATTCCAGTTAGAAAGAAGAATTTTAGGGTAGAAACCTTTTTCAATATCTCACAGAACGAAAACATCATTCGTGAATTATCACCTTATGCTCCACGAGAAAATAAAGGTAAAGTAACAGATAATAATGTTTTTAAAGTATTTGTACAAGAAAATAATCCTTTTGGATCATTCTATGGATTTAAGTTCAAAGGAATTTACAAAGACCTCAATTCTACCATCGCTTTAGATGAAAATGGTAATCAAATCATTGGTCCAAATGGACAAAAAGTTTACATGCGTTTTGCATATCCATCAATTGATTACACCTTCCAACCAGGAGATGCCATATATGAAGACATTAACCATGATGGTAACATCGATTATAAGGATATTGTATACATAGGTAATTCAAACCCAAAATATACCGGTGGTTTTGGTAGTAAGTTTACCTTGTTTGGTAACATTACCTTAGGTGCCAATTTTAGTTACCGATTAGGCAATGACTTGATCAATGGAACAAAAATTACCACAACGAATATGTATGGTTTTGCGAACCAAAGTACGGCAGTTTTACGTAGATGGAAAGCCGAGGGAGATGTAACCGATATGCCAAGAGCCGTTTACGGTGGTGGTTATAACTTTTTAGGCTCAGACCGTTATGTGGAAGATGGCTCTTACCTAAGGTTTAGGAGCGTGTCTGCTAAATATGATTTCAGTAAAAATTTCATGAAACGTTTAGGGATGAAAAGCCTAAGCGTGAACTTGATGATGGAAAATATCTACACCTTTACTAGGTATACAGGGCAAGATCCTGAGGTTAAAGTGGCATTGAATGGCTCAAATACAGTGGTAGATAACTCAACTACGCCTCCAATCAAAACAGTTACTTTAGGTTTAACCGCAAATTTTTAA
- a CDS encoding glycosyl hydrolase, whose product MKRFFSILVITLSIVNYSFAQITKTVWPVMEKQMKPWVRWWWMGSAVDEKNLSQNLMTYQKAGIGGVEITPIYGAVGYEARYIDFLSPKWMDMLKFTVNKSNSLGLGVDMNTGTGWPFGGPQVKPENAATKLITQKYIVKEGEKLNEPLKVKETKQESAKLQALTAYGPNGEILNLINQVEPNGNLNWSPIKGDWELYALFAGKTRQMVKRAAPGGEGFTLDHLDKASVAVYLNRFNTAFGNKSQGIRSFFNDSYEVYGANWTPTFFDEFKKNRGYDLRNYLRELVGDNGNKEIIARVKSDYRETMNDLLLNNFTKPWTNWAHQYKSLTKNQSHGSPGNLLDLYSAVDIPETETFGSSYFPIPGLRRNKEDIRNVNPDPMMSKFASSAAHTTGKKLVSSETFTWLTEHFKTSFSQCKPEAEQLFLSGVNHIFYHGTTNSPSDAVWPGWLFYASVQMNPTNSLWPQIDGLNNYIARCQSVLQAGKADNELLIYWPVYDVWNQAKGLDIALKVHDVDDWLHPTPFYKLAVNLSKTGYSFDFASDNLLSQSSVENGLVKTATNASPYKVLIVPQCEMMDLKTLNKIITLANAGATVIFQELPKDVPGLNDLSVRQIQLKTALAKLAFVNLPNGVKEFKTGKGQILLANDVEKALQYKAINREELTDSGLQFIRRDISGGKYYYIVNHTAKAIDAYLPVNEAGHVLFMDPLNGAYGLASTKVEDGQFKTRFQLKSGESIILKITKAKPASINLWGYLKIPGTAITFTKPWNLHFSQGGPALPADQKLENLISWTELLDERLKSFSGTGVYTTTFKLPVKNAKEYILSLNQVDESARVFINGQEVGILWSIPFETRIGKYLKVGNNIIKIEVVNLMANRIRDMDIQKIKWRNYHEINFVDINYKDFDAAKWDIMPSGLLGPVVITPYN is encoded by the coding sequence ATGAAAAGATTTTTTTCTATACTCGTTATTACCTTATCCATTGTTAACTATTCATTTGCACAAATAACCAAAACCGTTTGGCCAGTGATGGAAAAACAAATGAAACCTTGGGTACGCTGGTGGTGGATGGGCAGTGCTGTTGATGAAAAAAACTTGAGTCAGAATTTAATGACCTACCAAAAAGCAGGAATTGGCGGTGTAGAAATTACGCCAATTTATGGTGCTGTCGGTTATGAAGCTCGGTACATAGATTTCCTATCACCCAAATGGATGGACATGTTGAAGTTCACCGTCAATAAATCTAATAGTTTGGGTTTAGGAGTGGATATGAATACTGGTACGGGTTGGCCATTTGGTGGACCACAAGTTAAGCCTGAAAATGCAGCTACCAAACTCATCACTCAAAAATATATAGTTAAAGAAGGCGAGAAATTAAATGAGCCTTTAAAAGTTAAAGAAACTAAACAAGAAAGTGCCAAGTTGCAAGCTTTAACTGCTTATGGTCCTAACGGTGAAATTTTAAATCTGATAAACCAAGTAGAACCGAATGGTAATTTAAACTGGTCGCCTATAAAAGGTGACTGGGAATTATATGCCTTATTTGCAGGTAAAACACGTCAAATGGTTAAACGTGCTGCTCCAGGTGGCGAAGGCTTTACTTTAGACCACTTAGATAAAGCTTCAGTAGCGGTTTACTTGAATAGATTTAATACTGCCTTTGGAAATAAATCACAAGGTATTAGGTCGTTTTTTAATGATAGTTATGAAGTTTATGGGGCCAATTGGACACCAACTTTTTTTGATGAATTTAAAAAGAATAGGGGCTACGATTTAAGAAATTATCTGAGGGAATTGGTGGGTGATAATGGAAATAAAGAAATCATTGCTAGGGTAAAATCTGATTACAGGGAAACAATGAACGACCTATTGCTAAACAATTTCACCAAACCTTGGACCAATTGGGCACATCAGTATAAATCCTTAACTAAAAACCAATCACATGGCTCACCAGGTAACTTATTAGACTTATATAGTGCAGTAGATATTCCCGAAACAGAAACTTTTGGCTCAAGCTATTTTCCTATACCAGGATTACGAAGAAATAAAGAGGACATTCGTAATGTAAATCCAGACCCAATGATGAGTAAATTTGCTTCATCAGCAGCACATACCACGGGTAAAAAACTCGTATCGTCAGAAACCTTCACTTGGTTAACAGAACATTTTAAAACCTCATTTTCTCAGTGTAAACCAGAGGCGGAACAATTGTTTCTTTCTGGTGTGAACCATATTTTTTATCACGGTACAACCAACTCTCCTTCAGATGCGGTTTGGCCAGGTTGGTTGTTTTATGCATCGGTTCAAATGAACCCAACTAATAGTTTGTGGCCACAAATAGACGGCTTAAATAATTATATCGCTCGTTGTCAATCTGTGTTACAAGCAGGCAAGGCCGATAACGAATTGTTAATTTATTGGCCAGTATATGATGTTTGGAATCAAGCAAAAGGGTTAGACATCGCCCTAAAAGTACACGATGTTGATGATTGGTTGCACCCAACTCCATTCTATAAATTAGCTGTTAACCTATCAAAAACTGGTTATTCTTTTGATTTTGCATCAGATAATTTATTGTCACAGTCTTCGGTAGAAAATGGTTTGGTTAAAACAGCGACAAACGCATCTCCTTATAAAGTATTAATTGTTCCACAATGTGAAATGATGGATTTAAAAACCTTGAATAAAATCATAACGCTAGCTAATGCAGGCGCTACAGTTATATTTCAAGAATTACCAAAAGATGTTCCGGGGTTAAATGATTTAAGCGTAAGACAAATTCAATTAAAAACTGCTTTGGCAAAATTAGCATTTGTTAACCTACCAAACGGAGTTAAAGAATTTAAAACTGGCAAGGGTCAAATCCTTTTAGCTAATGATGTTGAAAAAGCATTACAATATAAAGCTATCAACAGGGAAGAGTTAACAGATTCAGGTTTGCAATTTATCCGTAGGGATATTAGTGGTGGAAAATATTATTATATCGTAAATCATACTGCCAAAGCCATTGATGCATATTTGCCAGTTAACGAAGCTGGCCATGTCTTATTTATGGATCCTCTAAATGGCGCTTATGGTTTAGCTAGCACTAAGGTAGAAGATGGGCAGTTTAAAACGAGGTTTCAGCTCAAATCTGGAGAAAGCATCATCTTAAAAATTACAAAAGCAAAACCTGCTTCTATAAATTTGTGGGGTTACTTAAAAATACCAGGTACAGCAATTACTTTCACCAAACCATGGAACTTGCACTTTTCACAAGGCGGACCAGCTTTACCAGCAGATCAGAAACTTGAAAATTTAATCTCCTGGACAGAACTACTTGATGAAAGATTAAAATCATTTTCAGGAACTGGAGTATATACTACAACCTTTAAACTACCTGTAAAAAATGCAAAGGAATATATATTAAGCTTAAACCAAGTTGATGAAAGTGCAAGAGTATTTATTAATGGTCAAGAAGTTGGCATCCTATGGAGTATTCCTTTCGAAACAAGGATAGGGAAGTATCTAAAAGTTGGCAATAATATCATTAAAATAGAGGTGGTTAACCTAATGGCAAACCGCATTCGCGATATGGATATTCAAAAAATCAAATGGAGAAATTACCATGAAATCAATTTTGTAGACATTAACTACAAAGATTTTGATGCTGCTAAATGGGATATAATGCCTTCAGGATTGTTAGGACCGGTAGTTATAACACCCTACAACTAA